The Pirellulales bacterium genome segment AAACGAGCTAATTTCAATGCGGATCGAGCTGCAGCTTCCGCCTCAGCAGCGTGTCCCACAACCGCTTCGGTCATGGCCAAATTCACATACGCTTGTGCATAATCGGGCCGCAATCGCACAGCTTGTTGATATTCCGCAATCGCGTCTTCCAGTTGACCTGACTTTGCCAGAGCATTGCCCAAGTTGCTATGCGTTTCGGGCGAATCTGGCTTCAACCGTAACGCAAGCGTGTACTGCTGGATTGCTTCGGGGAACACGCCCGATTTTGATAACACAAGGCCCAAATCGTTGCGCGCTTCGAAATAATCGCTTTTGATTTTGAGCGCCTGCTCTAATTGAATCATTGCGTTTTCCAACTGGCCAGCATTCAAATAAATGGCACCCAGATGGTAATGCGCCTCGGCGAAGTCGGGCTGATATTTAATGGCTAGTTGTAGTTGAGCGACGGCTGCTTCCGATTGGCCAAGCCGATCGAGCGACATGGCCAGGTTATGGTAAGCGTCGGCATAGTTATTTTGCAGCCGAATGGCTTTCTGAAAATGATCGATGGCTTCTGCTAATTGGCCAGAATCGTAAAAGCGCATACCCAAGTTGTTGTGAGCGATTGAACTATCAGGATTCAATTCGACGGTTCGCTCGAATTCCGCCAGTGCTTCCGACTTGCGACCAGCATCGACCAGCGCATTTCCCAGATTATTGTGAGCCAACCAACTTGCTGGGTTCTTTTGGATCGTGTCTTCGTACAGGAACATGGGACCGGCATACAGCGCGCTTTGCTGACGCGCCAAAAAGGTTAATGCCAACACAACCACACCCGTAGGGGTTACAACCGCCCAACGCAAGGAGGTTGGAACTCGGGCAAAAATGAAAGCAACCGCCGATGCGACCAGAGCGACAAGGGCAATGATTGCAATGTGTTGATAATGATCAGCGACCAACGAATGCCGCATGAAGCCTACGTCGGTAAAACCCATGACTGGCAATAATGAAATTGCAAAGAACACCCAAGCGAAAAGAGAAGATCGTGCCCAGAGAGTGCGATTCGAATTTCGTTGCCGGATAAGTATCAGCGTGACAGCGATTGCTGCTAAGCAAGGTAGCCACCAGAGCAAATTGCTTGCCTGGATATTCCAGGCTGGGTACACGAACGACAACCGAATAGGCAGCAGTGCTTTTCCCAAATAGAACCAAACCGCG includes the following:
- a CDS encoding tetratricopeptide repeat protein translates to MLLFACMPADKFDALHPAVPARHVISFNPSAAQFSMLGSLLICAAVLVAYWPARHGDFVLDDDLLLTHNSIIQSPNGLYRFWFSKQPADYWPVTNSTLWLEWRLWGMNPTGYHLTNLLLHMIDSLLVWLVLKRLGIPGAFLAGLLFAVHPVNVESVAWIAQRKNVLALMFGLLSLLLWLAAERKFASNTSTTNAVQHAVPRGAFGRWYGMSLGAFVLAMLSKGSVAIFPIVLLLLTWWRHGRVKLQDLLCSAPFFAVSAVLSWVDIWFQRQGSGEIIRDVNFWQRMCGAGAAVWFYLGKALLPIRLSFVYPAWNIQASNLLWWLPCLAAIAVTLILIRQRNSNRTLWARSSLFAWVFFAISLLPVMGFTDVGFMRHSLVADHYQHIAIIALVALVASAVAFIFARVPTSLRWAVVTPTGVVVLALTFLARQQSALYAGPMFLYEDTIQKNPASWLAHNNLGNALVDAGRKSEALAEFERTVELNPDSSIAHNNLGMRFYDSGQLAEAIDHFQKAIRLQNNYADAYHNLAMSLDRLGQSEAAVAQLQLAIKYQPDFAEAHYHLGAIYLNAGQLENAMIQLEQALKIKSDYFEARNDLGLVLSKSGVFPEAIQQYTLALRLKPDSPETHSNLGNALAKSGQLEDAIAEYQQAVRLRPDYAQAYVNLAMTEAVVGHAAEAEAAARSALKLARLQNDTRLTAQIEAWLVAHHGVALQR